The following coding sequences lie in one Panicum virgatum strain AP13 chromosome 6N, P.virgatum_v5, whole genome shotgun sequence genomic window:
- the LOC120679024 gene encoding external alternative NAD(P)H-ubiquinone oxidoreductase B2, mitochondrial-like — translation MRWAAFLWDGASGGARRRPGVSNLLLVVAAASSGGLVAYADSGSDAAVEKPQLPQRKKVVVLGTGWGGTTFLRNLDSRLYDVQVISPRNYFAFTPLLPSVTSGTVEPRSIVEPIRRILEKKGGEIKFWEAECFKIDSQNKKIHCRSNIGTNLEGNGEFLVDYDYLVVAVGARTNTFNTPGVVENCHFLKEVEDAQKIRRSVMDCFERASLPFLDEEERKKNLHFVVVGGGPTGVEFAASLRDFVTEDLSKLYPSIQHLVKISLIEAADHILTMFDKRITNFAEDKFGRDGIDVKTGYKVVKVSKDAITMQNPAAGDISVPYGMAVWSTGIGTRPFIVEFMKQIGQGNRRVLATDEWLRVRECDGVYAIGDCATINQRRVMEDIAEIFRVADKDKSGTLTVKEIQDVLDDIYVRYPQVQLYLKSKQMNGIADLVRSAKGDAEKESVELNIEEFKKALSLVDSQVKFLPATAQVASQQGQYLARCFNKMKDAEEHPEGPIRIRGEGRHRFRPFRYRHLGQFAPLGGEQTAAQLPGDWISIGHSTQWLWYSVYATKQISWRTRLLVVSDWTRRFIFGRDSSCI, via the exons ATGAGGTGGGCCGCGTTCCTGTGGGACGGCGCgtccggcggcgcccgccgccgccccggcgtctccaacctcctcctcgtcgtcgccgccgcgag TAGTGGAGGCCTCGTTGCGTATGCGGACTCCGGATCAGATGCTGCTGTTGAGAAGCCCCAGCTTCCTCAGAGGAAAAAAGTTGTGGTGCTTGGGACTGGTTGGGGTGGCACCACATTCCTGAGGAATCTGGACAGCAGATTGTACGATGTGCAGGTCATATCTCCTCGGAACTACTTTGCGTTTACGCCATTGCTCCCAAGTGTCACATCTGGAACAGTTGAGCCAAGGAGCATTGTTGAGCCAATTCGTAGGATTTTGGAGAAG AAAGGTGGAGAAATCAAATTTTGGGAAGCAGAATGCTTCAAGATTGATTCACAGAACAAGAAAATCCATTGCCGCTCGAATATTGGGACAAATCTTGAGGGTAATGGCGAGTTCTTGGTTGACTACGACTATCTTGTGGTAGCTGTCGGAGCTAGGACGAATACATTCAATACTCCTGGTGTGGTTGAGAATTGCCACTTCTTGAAG GAAGTTGAGGATGCTCAAAAGATCCGGCGTAGTGTGATGGACTGCTTTGAGAGAGCAAGCCTCCCCTTCCTGGAtgaagaagagaggaagaagaaccttcATTTTGTTGTAGTAGGTGGTGGGCCTACTGGAGTGGAATTTGCAGCATCTTTGCGTGATTTTGTTACTGAAGATTTATCCAAGCTTTATCCCTCAATTCAGCACCTTGTCAAGATATCATTGATCGAAGCTGCTGATCACATATTGACCAT GTTTGACAAGAGGATAACAAACTTTGCTGAGGATAAGTTTGGAAGGGATGGCATTGATGTAAAAACTGGATACAAAGTTGTGAAGGTCTCTAAGGATGCGATTACCATGCAAAATCCTGCAGCCGGGGACATCTCAGTTCCTTATGGAATGGCTGTCTGGTCGACTGGTATTGGAACTCGTCCATTCATTGTGGAATTCATGAAACAAATTGGCCAG GGGAATAGGCGTGTCTTAGCCACTGATGAGTGGCTCAGGGTCCGTGAATGTGATGGTGTCTACGCAATTGGCGATTGTGCTACAATAAACCAGAGGAGAGTAATG gaagatattgcagaaatattCAGAGTTGCAGATAAAGATAAGTCTGGAACCTTGACTGTCAAAGAGATTCAAGATGTGTTGGATGATATTTACGTTAGATACCCACAAGTGCAGCTCTACCTTAAGAGCAAGCAAATGAATGGTATTGCCGATTTAGTGAGGAGTGCCAAAGGAGATGCTGAGAAGGAATCTGTGGAGCTGAATATCGAAGAATTCAAGAAGGCTCTTTCATTGGTGGACTCGCAAGTCAAATTCCTACCTGCAACTGCTcag GTGGCTTCGCAGCAAGGGCAATATCTTGCTAGGTGTTTTAACAAGATGAAGGATGCTGAAGAACATCCTGAAGGCCCTATCCGCATCAGGGGAGAAGGCCGCCATCGCTTCCGTCCTTTCAG GTACCGGCATCTGGGCCAATTCGCTCCACTAGGAGGTGAGCAAACTGCCGCACAGCTCCCCGGAGACTGGATCTCCATTGGCCACAGCACTCAGTGGCTCTGGTACTCCGTGTATGCGAC CAAACAAATCAGCTGGCGCACGAGGCTGCTGGTGGTATCTGACTGGACACGCCGATTCA